The proteins below are encoded in one region of Pseudobacteroides sp.:
- a CDS encoding sensor histidine kinase, with product MKKDCLSCYLLFKYMMDEKKRLEDEINKLTEELLETNSGVLAIVQEFEKSNESLIRNDEEKNKFLENLKKANKEQLDKIKAQEKALMQADKMVSLGHLVAGVAHEINNPTTFIRSNIELLQKYWNIAVNHIVMEDDQRVQVVVEDFDEVLKSMYKGTERIMDIVNGLKFFSRQEKVGYSPIDLFECLNDSLKLVRNEVIRHKITFINSIQKGEYIVNGSKQQLEQVFINLILNSIKAIAKKNASEGCIEVQAKTKIHNLASVFVRDNGCGIKEENLSMIFNPFYTTHLDEGGTGLGLSIVYGIIKEHHGTIDVSSRLNEGTEIIITMPLFEKNLL from the coding sequence ATGAAAAAAGATTGTTTAAGTTGTTATCTGTTATTTAAATATATGATGGATGAAAAAAAGAGGCTTGAGGATGAAATAAACAAGCTAACCGAGGAGCTTTTGGAAACTAATTCCGGAGTTTTAGCGATTGTTCAGGAATTTGAAAAATCCAATGAAAGCCTCATTAGAAATGATGAAGAAAAGAATAAGTTTCTTGAAAACCTGAAAAAGGCCAATAAGGAACAGCTAGATAAAATAAAGGCACAGGAAAAGGCATTGATGCAGGCTGATAAAATGGTTTCACTAGGACATCTGGTAGCCGGTGTTGCTCATGAAATCAATAATCCTACGACTTTTATTAGATCAAACATAGAGTTGTTGCAAAAATATTGGAATATTGCAGTAAACCATATCGTAATGGAAGACGATCAAAGGGTCCAAGTTGTGGTAGAGGACTTTGATGAAGTTTTAAAGTCTATGTATAAGGGCACTGAGAGAATAATGGATATCGTAAATGGACTGAAATTCTTTTCAAGACAGGAAAAGGTAGGATACAGCCCAATTGATTTATTTGAATGTTTGAATGATTCATTAAAATTAGTTAGGAACGAAGTCATAAGGCATAAGATTACATTTATAAACAGCATACAAAAGGGTGAGTATATAGTAAATGGTTCTAAACAACAACTGGAGCAGGTCTTTATAAATTTAATACTAAACTCTATAAAAGCGATAGCAAAGAAAAATGCATCTGAGGGCTGTATTGAAGTACAGGCGAAAACAAAAATCCATAATCTTGCATCTGTTTTTGTAAGGGATAATGGATGCGGCATTAAGGAAGAAAATTTAAGTATGATATTTAATCCTTTTTATACCACGCATCTGGATGAAGGGGGGACAGGACTGGGGCTTTCAATCGTTTACGGAATAATAAAAGAACACCATGGCACCATTGACGTGTCAAGCAGGTTAAATGAAGGGACTGAAATAATTATAACCATGCCTTTATTTGAGAAAAACCTGTTATGA
- a CDS encoding STAS domain-containing protein, which translates to MEKIPILKINNILIVSLQGDLTDKSVANLQHDILSKIYKTKAVGVLIDISVLDIIDSFLGRVISDTARMIKLLGAEIMITGMKPCVAITLVELGLQIGSVNTALDMESGIEKLKREIRLHGIEEIDESSLPAYMEENAVELNDQPGEEEDDSL; encoded by the coding sequence ATGGAGAAGATACCTATATTAAAAATTAATAACATACTTATTGTATCCTTACAAGGGGATTTGACTGACAAAAGTGTAGCAAACCTTCAGCATGATATCTTGAGTAAAATATACAAGACAAAAGCGGTAGGGGTCCTTATTGATATATCGGTATTGGATATAATCGATTCATTTTTAGGTAGGGTTATTTCAGATACAGCCAGGATGATAAAATTATTGGGTGCTGAAATCATGATAACAGGCATGAAGCCTTGTGTTGCCATCACACTGGTTGAACTGGGGCTTCAAATAGGAAGTGTCAATACGGCCTTGGATATGGAATCAGGAATAGAGAAGCTTAAAAGAGAAATTAGACTTCATGGCATAGAAGAAATTGATGAGTCATCTTTACCAGCGTATATGGAGGAAAATGCGGTCGAGCTGAATGACCAGCCGGGAGAGGAAGAAGATGATAGTTTGTGA
- a CDS encoding ATP-binding SpoIIE family protein phosphatase, with product MIKIEILDIRGEYDIGTARRSIAQKCTDMGFSQHEIGEISIAVTELCTNLIKHNAIDGKVIFTELCEGGRKGIEIIAKDKGPGIADVDEVLRDGFSTKGTMGTGLGAVKRLMDSFEVYSNIKRNKYLKYPFEEICEGTVVTVKKWLTGKIIPFNDEIKLSVMSRPYRGFNINGDSYYVKNLKGKEIFAVIDGLGHGHEAHIASALAATIIEDNIHKNLTEIVFAVDSALKPTRGATMGIIIIDKFKKEFEYCSIGNIDIRYIGENGTEIMMPTNGILGGKVNSIKVHRRIYNSGAAIVICSDGISTRWGIDNYPGILLKNPAILSNSIMRDFGKENDDATVLVAFI from the coding sequence GTGATCAAAATAGAGATATTAGACATCAGGGGTGAGTATGATATTGGAACAGCAAGGCGGAGTATAGCTCAAAAATGCACGGATATGGGATTTAGTCAGCATGAAATAGGCGAAATCTCTATTGCTGTTACCGAACTGTGCACCAATTTAATTAAGCATAATGCTATTGATGGAAAAGTAATATTTACTGAACTTTGCGAAGGAGGTAGAAAGGGAATAGAGATCATTGCCAAAGACAAAGGTCCCGGGATAGCTGATGTAGATGAAGTATTAAGAGATGGATTTTCGACAAAAGGCACTATGGGTACTGGGTTAGGTGCTGTTAAAAGGCTTATGGATTCATTTGAGGTTTATTCGAATATTAAGAGAAATAAATATTTAAAGTACCCCTTTGAAGAAATATGTGAAGGTACAGTGGTTACAGTGAAGAAGTGGTTAACAGGCAAAATCATTCCCTTTAATGATGAGATAAAGCTAAGTGTAATGAGCAGGCCGTATCGTGGATTTAACATCAACGGTGACTCATATTATGTGAAGAACCTTAAGGGAAAAGAAATCTTTGCAGTTATAGACGGACTTGGGCACGGACATGAAGCACATATAGCTTCAGCATTAGCTGCAACTATAATAGAAGACAATATTCACAAAAACCTCACTGAAATTGTATTTGCTGTTGATTCTGCACTAAAACCGACACGCGGAGCTACAATGGGAATTATAATTATAGATAAGTTTAAGAAAGAATTTGAATATTGTTCAATAGGAAATATAGACATAAGGTACATTGGTGAGAATGGGACTGAGATTATGATGCCTACAAACGGTATACTGGGCGGTAAAGTAAACAGTATAAAGGTTCATAGGCGGATTTACAATAGCGGTGCTGCCATAGTAATTTGTTCGGATGGGATTTCCACAAGGTGGGGAATTGATAACTATCCGGGAATACTGCTAAAAAACCCGGCTATTTTATCCAATTCTATTATGAGGGACTTCGGCAAGGAAAATGATGATGCAACTGTTTTAGTTGCTTTTATATAA
- a CDS encoding response regulator: MNKQNYKILIVDDERDILESLKKNLVLEGYRVETTDDPEEALERIKNDKFHIVLTDIVMPKMDGIELLREIKSYDALAQVIMMTGYSTMDKTIKSLESGANDYILKPFKSVEHVISIINLSIDKLERWRDSIRGIVKEI; the protein is encoded by the coding sequence ATGAATAAACAAAACTACAAGATCCTTATTGTGGATGATGAAAGGGATATACTTGAATCCCTGAAAAAAAATCTTGTTTTGGAGGGCTATCGTGTTGAGACAACTGACGATCCAGAAGAAGCATTGGAAAGGATCAAGAACGATAAATTCCATATTGTTTTGACTGATATAGTTATGCCAAAAATGGATGGAATTGAGCTTTTAAGAGAGATTAAATCCTATGATGCTTTGGCTCAAGTAATAATGATGACGGGCTATTCGACTATGGATAAAACAATTAAGTCATTGGAAAGTGGTGCTAATGATTATATTCTTAAGCCATTTAAAAGTGTTGAGCATGTAATTAGCATAATTAACTTGTCAATAGATAAGCTGGAAAGATGGAGGGACTCAATCAGGGGAATTGTAAAAGAAATCTAA
- a CDS encoding Hpt domain-containing protein, which produces MDEHINIYFEDAFDFLQNAEEALLRLEEGYSQDDINQLFRSAHSLKSSSASVGFDEIASLTHKTEDMLDLLRKGSLKLDKYIINLCFEAFDTTKKFVCIRADSPGEGLPKDMADFSKEIEAEISKLLKDKHEKIEHKEISMNFHKDHEIYNNTFFVYLVFEKDTPMLNVRRFMLLNAINDMGAVLYSSPSHQVMVDISSEDSNKTYQSIISTNRNEDELLQLLDVGDVKMIKIINVTGEFIEESEIRFKSKDINFFDTFFNNFKAIANLVFNFSKDTGFHELNSSQTIQWLYKVLEGTLEEFRFHIDTRRLVKFKEDIFVLIEILAHYLEYPNYASDNTIALLQKVYIDIIREIYELIENNIVFRKIKLHAKSQISSLHEVTCRIDKNVFKNIIIDISEIDMIEPEDIKTFITINRDLTDDNIGFFLINNGIYRKRIYNILDSINDIEPFKIYYSEVEAIMGFNWGSRRKHFRMEG; this is translated from the coding sequence ATGGATGAGCATATTAATATATATTTCGAAGATGCTTTTGACTTCTTGCAAAATGCGGAGGAGGCACTATTAAGGCTAGAGGAAGGATATTCTCAAGATGATATCAATCAGTTATTCAGATCTGCTCACTCCTTAAAAAGCTCTTCTGCTTCTGTAGGATTTGATGAAATCGCAAGCCTTACACATAAAACTGAGGATATGCTGGACCTTTTAAGAAAGGGAAGTTTAAAGCTGGATAAATATATTATAAATCTCTGTTTTGAAGCCTTTGATACTACTAAAAAATTTGTCTGTATAAGGGCTGATTCTCCAGGTGAAGGCCTGCCAAAAGATATGGCTGATTTTTCAAAAGAAATTGAAGCTGAAATATCAAAGCTTTTAAAGGACAAGCACGAAAAGATTGAGCATAAAGAGATAAGTATGAACTTCCATAAGGATCATGAAATATATAACAACACTTTTTTTGTATATCTGGTATTTGAGAAGGATACTCCCATGCTAAATGTCAGAAGATTCATGCTTTTAAATGCAATAAACGATATGGGAGCGGTTTTGTATTCTAGTCCATCCCACCAGGTTATGGTGGACATAAGCAGTGAGGATAGTAATAAAACATATCAAAGTATTATATCAACAAACAGGAATGAAGATGAACTGCTACAGCTTCTTGATGTTGGTGATGTAAAGATGATCAAGATTATAAATGTTACCGGTGAATTTATAGAAGAGAGTGAGATTAGATTCAAGTCAAAAGACATAAATTTTTTTGATACATTTTTTAATAATTTTAAGGCAATTGCCAATCTGGTATTTAATTTTTCAAAGGATACGGGTTTTCATGAGTTGAACAGCTCACAAACTATACAATGGCTATATAAAGTACTGGAAGGTACTTTAGAAGAATTCAGATTTCATATAGATACAAGGAGACTTGTAAAGTTTAAAGAGGATATATTTGTTTTAATTGAAATTCTGGCTCATTATTTGGAATACCCCAATTATGCATCTGACAATACAATAGCGTTATTGCAAAAAGTTTACATAGATATTATAAGAGAAATCTATGAATTGATAGAAAATAACATTGTTTTTAGAAAAATCAAGTTGCATGCAAAATCTCAAATATCATCACTTCATGAGGTGACCTGCCGCATTGATAAAAATGTTTTTAAAAATATTATAATAGACATCAGTGAGATTGATATGATTGAACCGGAAGATATAAAAACGTTTATTACAATTAACAGAGATCTTACTGATGACAATATCGGCTTTTTTCTCATTAATAATGGGATTTACAGGAAAAGGATTTACAATATACTTGATTCAATAAATGATATTGAGCCTTTTAAAATCTATTACTCAGAAGTTGAAGCAATTATGGGATTTAACTGGGGTAGTAGAAGAAAGCACTTTAGAATGGAGGGTTAG
- a CDS encoding anti-sigma regulatory factor has product MIVCEVCINEERDIVTARQKAREAAKDMNFGLVDQTRIITAVSELSRNIYEHAGKGRVVIEVISNGSQKGLMFSFIDEGPGIEDIDLVMREGYTTGKGMGLGLPGSKRLMDYLSITSQVLKGTKVVIKKWV; this is encoded by the coding sequence ATGATAGTTTGTGAGGTTTGTATAAATGAGGAACGTGATATAGTGACTGCCCGGCAGAAAGCTAGAGAAGCAGCCAAAGATATGAATTTTGGTTTGGTGGATCAGACCAGGATTATAACTGCTGTAAGTGAGCTCTCTCGAAATATCTATGAGCATGCCGGAAAAGGGAGGGTTGTTATTGAAGTTATCTCTAACGGATCACAAAAAGGTCTTATGTTTTCGTTTATAGACGAAGGGCCAGGAATTGAAGATATCGATCTTGTTATGAGGGAAGGATATACTACCGGAAAGGGTATGGGATTGGGGCTTCCGGGAAGTAAAAGGCTTATGGATTACTTATCAATAACTTCTCAGGTTTTAAAAGGGACAAAAGTTGTAATCAAAAAATGGGTGTAG
- a CDS encoding HEAT repeat domain-containing protein, protein MSLSKQNNTKSLPVLIRKLKNEKNRFNQEVLIEKISCFKSEQSASQIIPLLRSEDAYLRNAAIEILQNIGEKSVNILGEVLKDNDKNIRKFALDVLKEIRTEESSSLVLEALRDVDNNVLQTAVEVIGIHRYKKALPILLSIFKTEKNIWVLDSLINAIGNFQHEGFAAIVEEKIETGNFDILEKNVLVNSFVRVLGKVGTLSDLEKVVDTYINEYKISDETLIRCISEIINSNEIVSLSLRSLEIIEGLFKEKLRYENEKDTIIFIKAATKIQLSFYLKDVSGLIKRFQHMEFFEESLLEIVCQLNIIPTEFIISLLEDDDTDIKFFALKIIRNKKVEGLRLEIEKMLDVNEIKVVSEALRIICDIESYMNEEILKRFSASNDTDLSTIALEGLINHGKLDNGLSIKCLKHQNRSIRKMAVKRLISSQDKVDFDEVTAIVKDFKETIGLEALEVILRLDNEKAESLIKQIIDCDTASTRKKLVEIIDLLENESYSFYINILANDSDHLVRRNVIKSLCKRVNHSSFKLLTTLLENETNSDNKYEIISEIYKFKESESFDILISYLECDDILLKLAAIESLGHYGDKRAIGYLGKYTGSDIPDICDSTKEALERLGV, encoded by the coding sequence ATGAGCCTTTCAAAGCAAAATAATACTAAAAGTCTACCTGTACTCATAAGAAAACTTAAAAATGAAAAAAACAGATTTAATCAGGAAGTGTTGATTGAAAAGATCAGCTGTTTTAAGTCGGAACAATCTGCAAGCCAGATCATACCCTTATTGAGATCTGAAGATGCTTATCTGAGAAATGCTGCAATTGAAATATTACAAAACATAGGTGAAAAAAGCGTAAACATACTTGGAGAAGTACTTAAAGATAATGATAAAAATATTAGAAAATTTGCTTTGGATGTATTAAAAGAAATAAGAACAGAAGAAAGCAGCAGCTTGGTTTTGGAAGCGTTGAGGGATGTTGATAATAATGTACTTCAAACAGCTGTTGAAGTTATTGGAATACATAGGTATAAAAAGGCTTTGCCTATACTTTTATCAATATTTAAAACAGAAAAGAATATATGGGTACTGGATTCTTTAATTAATGCAATTGGAAACTTCCAGCATGAAGGCTTTGCTGCAATTGTAGAGGAAAAGATTGAAACTGGCAATTTTGATATTCTGGAGAAGAATGTTCTGGTGAATTCATTTGTCAGAGTTTTAGGTAAAGTTGGAACATTAAGTGACCTGGAGAAGGTTGTTGATACTTATATAAACGAATATAAAATCAGTGATGAAACCCTTATACGATGTATAAGCGAAATCATTAACTCAAATGAAATAGTGTCTTTAAGTTTAAGATCCTTAGAGATAATAGAAGGTTTATTCAAGGAAAAGCTAAGGTATGAAAATGAAAAAGATACAATCATATTCATTAAGGCGGCTACAAAGATTCAACTAAGTTTTTATCTTAAGGATGTAAGTGGGCTTATCAAAAGGTTTCAACATATGGAATTTTTTGAAGAAAGCCTTTTAGAGATAGTATGCCAGCTAAATATTATTCCAACAGAATTTATAATAAGTTTACTTGAAGATGACGATACCGATATAAAATTTTTTGCTCTAAAGATAATCAGGAATAAAAAGGTTGAAGGGCTAAGGCTTGAGATTGAAAAGATGCTTGATGTAAATGAAATCAAGGTAGTGAGTGAGGCACTTCGCATTATATGTGATATAGAAAGCTATATGAATGAAGAAATTTTAAAAAGGTTCTCTGCTTCTAATGATACTGATTTAAGTACAATAGCACTTGAAGGCTTGATAAATCATGGAAAGCTTGATAATGGATTATCCATCAAGTGTTTGAAGCATCAGAATAGAAGTATAAGAAAAATGGCTGTTAAAAGGCTGATATCAAGCCAAGATAAGGTGGATTTTGATGAGGTTACAGCTATAGTAAAAGACTTTAAAGAAACAATAGGGCTTGAAGCTTTGGAGGTCATTTTGAGATTGGATAATGAAAAGGCAGAGAGCTTGATAAAGCAGATAATCGATTGTGATACCGCAAGTACACGTAAAAAGCTTGTTGAAATAATAGATTTACTTGAAAATGAATCCTACTCATTTTATATTAATATACTTGCTAATGACTCAGACCACCTTGTAAGAAGAAATGTTATAAAATCTCTTTGTAAAAGAGTAAACCACAGCTCATTTAAATTATTAACAACACTCTTAGAAAATGAGACAAATAGTGATAACAAGTATGAGATTATATCAGAGATATATAAATTTAAAGAATCTGAAAGTTTTGATATTCTGATATCATATTTGGAGTGTGATGACATACTTCTAAAACTTGCAGCCATAGAATCTTTGGGACATTATGGCGATAAGAGAGCAATCGGATATTTAGGTAAATATACTGGTAGTGATATCCCCGATATATGTGACAGTACAAAAGAAGCACTTGAAAGACTGGGGGTATAA
- a CDS encoding protein-glutamate O-methyltransferase CheR, which produces MILLDDLYIKFIDVIYKRTGLYYEPAKKYFVQKRLEKRIEELELESFKEYYQLIKFSSDQSEFNQLINDLTVNETYFFRDFPQLENFAEEVLPQYIKYKESKKDYKLKIWSAACSTGEEPYTLSIILMEMLEEYDKWDIQILATDINTEVLATAQRGIYDSRSVRDVPEEYLGKYFTSRNGKHLINLNARKSVVFKQLNFMESQEMRNITGCDFIFCRNCLIYFDDDSRKKVIESMYNSLNSCGYIFLGHSESIGRISSAFNVQRIGKTIVYSKP; this is translated from the coding sequence ATGATTCTTTTGGATGATTTATACATAAAATTTATAGATGTAATATACAAAAGAACAGGGCTTTATTATGAGCCAGCTAAGAAGTATTTTGTCCAGAAAAGGCTCGAGAAGCGCATTGAAGAGCTGGAGTTGGAAAGTTTTAAAGAATATTACCAGCTAATAAAGTTCTCATCGGACCAGTCGGAATTTAATCAACTCATTAATGATCTCACAGTCAATGAAACATATTTTTTTAGGGATTTTCCTCAGTTGGAAAATTTTGCAGAAGAAGTGCTGCCCCAATATATTAAATATAAAGAATCAAAAAAAGATTACAAATTAAAAATATGGAGTGCAGCCTGTTCAACTGGAGAGGAGCCATATACTTTATCCATTATCCTTATGGAAATGCTGGAGGAGTATGATAAATGGGACATACAGATACTTGCTACAGATATAAATACTGAGGTGTTAGCCACGGCACAGAGGGGGATTTACGACAGCAGATCAGTAAGAGATGTTCCAGAAGAATACCTGGGTAAATACTTTACTTCTAGAAACGGTAAGCATCTGATAAATTTAAACGCCAGGAAGTCGGTTGTTTTTAAACAATTAAACTTCATGGAATCACAAGAGATGAGGAACATAACAGGTTGTGATTTTATATTTTGCAGAAACTGCCTTATTTATTTTGATGATGATTCCAGAAAAAAGGTTATAGAAAGCATGTATAACAGCTTAAATTCATGCGGCTATATATTCTTGGGCCACTCTGAATCAATAGGCAGAATTTCCTCTGCATTCAATGTACAGAGGATTGGAAAAACAATCGTATATTCAAAACCTTAA
- a CDS encoding chemotaxis response regulator protein-glutamate methylesterase: MVKIKVLIVDDSALMRKAIKEILSTDSSLEVVGFARDGEDAILKARELMPDVITMDINMPLMDGLTSMQHILNEFPNVAVIVLSSLSQEGALITFEALELGAFDFVAKPSGTVSSNIYIVGKEIIEKVKAGYKYSRKNTIRGRIARTKEIIKPVPKKSIVGSSTTTIKTVATKVVVIGISTGGPNTLMEVLPMIPADLKAAIIIVQHMPPAFTSTFAKRINDASMFDIKEAEIGDKVINGKGFLAPGGYHLVVRKEGIRLTSTPKTLFMPSVNVTMESVLECYGGKNVIGVLMTGMGDDGADAMVKIRKAGGITIAEDESTAVVFGMPREAIERGGAEIVAPSHRIPNEIIRAVMR; encoded by the coding sequence TTGCTAGAGATGGTGAAGATGCTATTCTAAAGGCAAGAGAATTGATGCCGGATGTAATTACCATGGACATTAACATGCCTCTTATGGATGGTCTTACTTCTATGCAGCATATTCTTAATGAATTTCCTAATGTTGCTGTTATTGTTTTAAGCTCACTGTCTCAGGAAGGAGCACTCATCACATTCGAAGCACTTGAACTTGGTGCATTTGATTTTGTTGCCAAGCCGTCGGGAACGGTGTCTTCAAACATATATATAGTTGGAAAAGAGATTATTGAAAAGGTAAAGGCAGGTTATAAATACTCAAGGAAGAACACCATCAGAGGAAGGATTGCAAGAACTAAAGAAATTATAAAACCGGTTCCCAAAAAGTCTATAGTAGGTTCTTCAACTACTACAATCAAAACGGTGGCAACAAAGGTTGTGGTTATTGGAATATCAACCGGCGGGCCCAACACACTTATGGAAGTCCTACCGATGATACCTGCTGATCTTAAGGCAGCTATTATTATTGTACAGCATATGCCTCCAGCATTTACATCAACCTTTGCCAAGAGGATAAACGATGCAAGCATGTTTGATATTAAGGAGGCAGAAATAGGCGACAAAGTGATTAACGGTAAAGGGTTTCTAGCACCGGGAGGGTACCACCTCGTAGTGAGAAAAGAGGGAATTCGCTTAACCAGTACTCCCAAAACATTATTTATGCCTTCTGTAAATGTCACAATGGAGTCTGTGCTGGAATGCTACGGAGGTAAAAATGTAATAGGTGTTTTGATGACAGGTATGGGTGATGATGGGGCTGATGCTATGGTTAAGATTAGAAAGGCTGGAGGCATAACAATTGCAGAGGATGAGTCAACCGCAGTTGTTTTCGGTATGCCTAGAGAGGCGATAGAGCGAGGAGGTGCTGAGATAGTTGCACCCTCACATAGAATTCCCAATGAAATAATAAGGGCAGTAATGCGATAG
- a CDS encoding STAS domain-containing protein: protein MDIKINEKTWEVLVHEKENIIDFWEKEIKLNRIIKKGVLSDNDVKSFCTQLANVFLELVREEKASLSSMDSNDVKRSLELYSKTTAAKGMTPTEISMYIYSLKTIVFKALQKKFGDDIVALNLEIIRLSDLLDKMGLFTFDLYVKERENIILRQQQDMLELSTPVISVWDRILAVPLIGTLDSKRTQLIMEKLLEMIVSTGSMVAIIDITGVPAVDTLVANYLLKTASATKLLGAEIIITGISPAIAQTMVHLGVDLSGVVTRALMADGIKLAYDMLDYRVVKVRKN, encoded by the coding sequence ATGGACATTAAAATTAATGAAAAGACATGGGAAGTATTAGTGCATGAAAAAGAAAATATTATAGATTTTTGGGAAAAGGAAATAAAGTTAAACAGAATTATAAAAAAGGGTGTTTTATCGGATAATGATGTAAAAAGCTTCTGCACACAACTTGCAAACGTTTTTCTCGAATTGGTCAGAGAGGAAAAGGCATCATTAAGTTCCATGGATTCAAATGATGTAAAAAGATCGTTGGAGTTATACTCCAAAACAACGGCAGCAAAAGGCATGACTCCTACTGAAATAAGCATGTATATATATTCGTTAAAGACTATAGTTTTTAAGGCTTTACAAAAAAAATTCGGTGATGATATTGTTGCATTAAATTTAGAAATCATAAGGTTGTCCGATTTGTTGGACAAGATGGGGTTATTTACATTCGACCTTTATGTAAAGGAAAGGGAAAATATTATTTTGCGGCAGCAGCAGGATATGTTGGAGCTGTCCACACCAGTAATAAGTGTGTGGGACAGGATTCTGGCAGTACCCCTTATTGGCACACTGGACAGTAAAAGAACTCAGCTCATAATGGAGAAGCTTCTTGAAATGATAGTTTCAACAGGTTCGATGGTTGCAATTATTGATATTACAGGAGTGCCTGCTGTAGATACGCTTGTTGCAAATTACCTTCTTAAGACAGCAAGTGCCACCAAATTATTGGGAGCAGAAATTATTATTACTGGCATAAGCCCAGCCATTGCACAGACCATGGTTCATCTTGGGGTGGATTTGTCCGGGGTTGTGACTAGGGCTCTGATGGCAGACGGTATAAAATTGGCATACGATATGCTGGATTATAGAGTAGTAAAAGTTAGAAAGAACTAG